DNA from Sebaldella sp. S0638:
TGAGCCTTATGAGCCTATGCCGAGATTAATGGCAACAGCGGATTACGTGGATAAATTTCATGCAATATGCACAGTATGCGGGAATCCTGCTTATGTAACACAAAGAATTATTAACGGCGAACCGGCTTATTATGATGATCCTGTGCTTTTCGTAGGAACAACGGAAAGTTATGAGGCCAGATGCAGAAGACACCATATAGTGAAATACAGAGACAAAAAGGAAGCAAAAATATACTTTGTAGTGGGAACAGATGTAAATGTAGGAAAAGAGCATGCAGAAAACGAATATATTTTTGAAAATAATGACAGAGAATCAACAAAGATAATAAAAATCAATAATGTGGAAGATGTACTTGACCTTGCACAGCTTAGAAAAGATATAAAAGATGCTACACAGAGTCATGATGTAATTGTCATAAGGGTAATAGGCGGAATTCTTTATCCTTTGAAAGAGGAATATAACCTTCTGAATCTTATGATAGAATACAGAAAAGAGTCAGAGGTAGTGGTAGTAGCTGAAAACCGTGAAGGAATACTGAATCATGTTTATCTCACAATAGATGTACTTCACAGAAATAATATCAATGTAAAAGAAGTAATATACATAAATAAAAATAAAGAAAATGCAGAGGAAGCGGCGAATATTTCAAGAGTATCGCAAAGGCTGAAAATACCTTTCAGATATCTGTAGCAGAAAAGAGAAAAATATGAAAAATACCAACAGCAGAAAAAGACTGAAAATAAGAGAGTTAATTTATCTGATTTTGGGATTCTGTGTTTTTACAGTAATTCTTACGGTAAGTATGAAAAATATTTACTGGTTTACAGCATATATATTGTTATGTGTTTCTTTTGTTATTTATGGTGTATATGAAAACAGCACCATTCATACAAAGGATTTGGTAATAGAATCTGATAAGATTCCTTTAGGTTTTGAGAATATGAAAATTATATTTTTTGCTGATATTCAGATGGATTATTTTTATACAAAAAACAGAAAGAAAATAAGAAAAATAGTAAATTTCATTAATAAGGAAAAACCGGATATAATTTTGTTCGGCGGTGATTATATTAATAAAGCACGCGGGACAGAGACAGTATTTGAAGAGCTGGGATTTTTGAAAGCCGGTAAGGGTATTTATACGGTTTATGGTAATCACGATTATTATGATTACAAAAAAATAACTTCCAGACTAAAAGAACAGGGAATAAATATATTGAAAAACAACAGTGCGGAAATAAAAACAGAGAATGGAAGCATTGTCATAGCTGGGATAGATGATTATCTGAGAGGAACTCCCGATATAGAAAAGGCATTGGGCGGCTCCGGCGATATGTTCACGATTTTACTCTGCCATAATCCTGACTATTTTGAAATAATGCCGGAAGAGGCAAAGGAGAAAACGGATATAATCCTGTCCGGGCATACACACGGAGGACAGCTGAATTTATTTGGTTTTGCACCTTTTGTTCCTTCAAGATATGGAAGTAAGTATAGATACGGAATGAAAGAAACAAAAAACAGCAAAATATATATCACTTCAGGTCTTGGAGGGGTTGTTTTTCCTATGAGATTCATGGCAAGGCCTGAGATAGTGAATCTGGTACTGAAGAAAAAATAATACAGAGAATATTGTTATATTTTATTTGGTGGTTTGTTCGTTTTTTAGCAGTAAGATAAAGTGAATTTATAAAATAAAAAAAACAGCAGTGGATTTTTATCATTGCTGTTTTTTTCATCAGAACGGATTATTTATAAACATCCGTTGAAAGATATTTTTCTCCGTTATCAGGAGAGAGAGCAAGTACTTTTTTTCCTTTGCCGAGCCTTTTGGCTGTTTCATATGCAGCGGCAATGGCTGCTCCGGAAGAAATTCCCAAAAACAATGCATTTTGTCTGGAAATAACACGGCAGAATTCAAAGGCTTTATCATTTGAAATTCTGATAATTTCATCAATAACTGATAAGTCCAGAATTTTCGGAATAAAACCGGCACCGATTCCCTGAAGTTTATGCTTTCCCGGTCTTTCTCCCGAAAGAACAGCAGAGTCAACAGGCTCTACAGCAATAACCTTTATATCAGGGTTAAACTCCTTAAGTTTTTTTCCTGTTCCGGTAATTGTTCCGCCGGTTCCCACACCTGCCACAAAGGCATCCAAATCGGGCAAATCTCTGATAATTTCTTCTCCTGTAGTCTCGTAATGCTTTTCAGGATTTGCCGGGTTTTCAAATTGCTGCGGCATAAAATAATCAGGGTTATCCCTTAGAAGCTCTTCGGCCTTTTCAATAGCGCCTTTCATTCCTTTGTTTCCGTCTGTAAGAATAATTTCGGCACCATATGCGGCGATTATGCTTCTGCGTTCCACACTCATGGTATCAGGCATAATAATAATAATCTTATATCCCTTTAGTGACGAGATAAGTGCTAGAGAAATACCCGTATTACCACTTGTGGGTTCTACAATAGTTCCGCCCGGTCTGAGTCTGCCGGCCTTTTCAGCAGCTTCGATCATCCCAAGTGCGGCTCTGTCTTTTACACTGTTTCCTAAATTAAAACTTTCAAGTTTAACATAAATATCAGCAATATTTTCATCATTAAAAATATTGTTTAACTTGATAATTGGCGTGTTACCAACTAGATCAAGCAGGTTTTCATAAACCATAAATACCTCCTGAAAAATTGTACTGGCAAATGTGTATTAAAATAATACAGTTTTTACTTTATTCATGAGACTCAGTTTATTATACAATAATTAGAATGAAAAGCAAGTCTTTTTTATTAGTAAAATTTAATTTTAAATCTAAAGAGTTTCATTTGAAATTTTTTATATACTCTTATTTAACAG
Protein-coding regions in this window:
- a CDS encoding thymidine kinase; the protein is MNLYLSNNSGILEVVTGSMFSGKSEELIRRLRRAKYAKQKTAVFKPAIDKRYEGDDVNIVSHSQNRIEAILAENVSVMEEYLENNPDIQVIGIDEAQFFGEDVVGFCEKCVKLGKRVVVAGLDMNFRGEPYEPMPRLMATADYVDKFHAICTVCGNPAYVTQRIINGEPAYYDDPVLFVGTTESYEARCRRHHIVKYRDKKEAKIYFVVGTDVNVGKEHAENEYIFENNDRESTKIIKINNVEDVLDLAQLRKDIKDATQSHDVIVIRVIGGILYPLKEEYNLLNLMIEYRKESEVVVVAENREGILNHVYLTIDVLHRNNINVKEVIYINKNKENAEEAANISRVSQRLKIPFRYL
- a CDS encoding metallophosphoesterase, whose translation is MKNTNSRKRLKIRELIYLILGFCVFTVILTVSMKNIYWFTAYILLCVSFVIYGVYENSTIHTKDLVIESDKIPLGFENMKIIFFADIQMDYFYTKNRKKIRKIVNFINKEKPDIILFGGDYINKARGTETVFEELGFLKAGKGIYTVYGNHDYYDYKKITSRLKEQGINILKNNSAEIKTENGSIVIAGIDDYLRGTPDIEKALGGSGDMFTILLCHNPDYFEIMPEEAKEKTDIILSGHTHGGQLNLFGFAPFVPSRYGSKYRYGMKETKNSKIYITSGLGGVVFPMRFMARPEIVNLVLKKK
- the cysK gene encoding cysteine synthase A, producing MVYENLLDLVGNTPIIKLNNIFNDENIADIYVKLESFNLGNSVKDRAALGMIEAAEKAGRLRPGGTIVEPTSGNTGISLALISSLKGYKIIIIMPDTMSVERRSIIAAYGAEIILTDGNKGMKGAIEKAEELLRDNPDYFMPQQFENPANPEKHYETTGEEIIRDLPDLDAFVAGVGTGGTITGTGKKLKEFNPDIKVIAVEPVDSAVLSGERPGKHKLQGIGAGFIPKILDLSVIDEIIRISNDKAFEFCRVISRQNALFLGISSGAAIAAAYETAKRLGKGKKVLALSPDNGEKYLSTDVYK